DNA from Evansella sp. LMS18:
GCAGCGGCAGGTGTGTTTTTACTGGCGTTTGCTAATGCCTTTGCAAACACAGGTTTTTACACCTTCTATCAAAACAACATCCCTGTAAAGGTGATGGGGAGAATAGGCAGTCTGTACGGATTTGCTGAAGCATTTTTAATCATTATAGCAACAGCTGCCTTTGCGATAGGCGCACAGGTTCTTTCCATTCAGGCGATGGTAATTTCCGGTGCAGTGTTAATGCTTTTACTGACTGCCGCATTATTCTGTCTGGCAGTTCAGCCATCGAAAAATAATTTTTATAAAATTATTCCGGAAGACGTAAAAACCAGTTAAGTGCCCGGTGAAAAACAGGGGGCGATAGTGAACGAAGCTATCGCCCCTGTAGCTTTGTTAAAAAAGCTGAATGTATATAATTCAGGGGTTGGAATATTATGTTAAAATTAAATTTATCGTATAATTTACTTATGCAGTTAAATACTTTTTGCTTAGCGGGGAGATTTCATGAGAAATTTAGTATTGTTTATAGCGGCCAGTTTGGACGGATACATAGCCACAAAGGACGAGTCTTTAGATTGGTTATTCAACGTTGAGGGAGAAGGGGATAATGGTTATTCAGAATTTTATAATACAGTTGATAGTGTCTTAATGGGCAAAAAAACGTACGACTGGATAATGAAATATGAGACAGGAGAATTCCCGTATAAGAACAAAGAGTGCTATGTTTTTACAAGGTCTTTGAAAGAAGATACCGAGAATGTCAGTTTTATTGATGAAGATATAACAGGTTTTATAGGACAGCTTAAAAACCAGGAAGGAGATAATATCTGGATTGTTGGTGGAGGAGAGTTGCTTCATTCTTTACTAGAGGACAAATTAGTAGATGAAATTATTTTAACCATTGCCCCGGTTGTAATTGGAAAGGGTATCCCTCTATTCAAAGAAGGAGATTTTCATTTAAATCTGTCATTGAAAAATACCAGGACATTCAATCAGTTTGCAGAACTCCATTACGTGGTTAAATTAGGTAATGAATAATTAAATTAAATTAAAGGATGTTTACATATGAGCACAAAGATACAGCAATTCTGGCAGGATTTCTGTGCAGCAAATGATTTGAAAGAGGTTAAATATAAGGATGCTTTTCAGTTTGGCGTTTCCGCGGATTGGTTAGCAGAACTGGTGGTGGAAGGGAAGAAGACAGCGACAACTTCCGGTTTTGTGTTTTATGAAATAGAAAAAGAAGCTCTGCCGGAAGCTGGTGAATATAGTATTGTTTTAGACGGCCAGGAAGAGCCTGTGGCAGTCATTCAAATTCAGTCTGTGGAAGTTGTACCAATGAATGAAGTAACAGAGGACTTCGCATTAGCAGAAGGTGAGGGCGATTATCATTACTGGTGGGACGCACACGAAGAATTCTTTACCGGACTATTAAAAGATAACGATTTGGAATTTTCTCCTGATATGTTAGTTGTATGTGAACGTTTTAAAAAAGTTTACCCCAATTAACTAGTTTATTACGAAGGACGTTAGATTATGGTCCAGGTGCCGCAGCGATCCTCTTTAGTTTTCCAGGCTTAAAATATTAATAGAATGAAGGTGTTTTGATGGGTCAGATTGTTAGAGGGAATATGTTCGAAATGGGATTCAATGCTTTTCTATTATTATTTGCACTAGTAATAGTTGTATCATCTGTCTTCAATTTATTTGATACGGAAAGAAATTTCTTATATGCCATTTTAGGAATTATTATTTGCGTTGGAAGTATAATCAGGCTGTATCTACTCACTAAAAATACATAATTTATTGTTGGTGAACGTTAGCTTTAGTCGGTAATCAACTGTTTTCGATTAAATAAAAAGTGGCTCTCACTAATTATGAGAGCCGCTTTTTTCTCTGATAAATAGTACTAATCGAGATTCAGCCATGCCTGAGGTGCATTATTAATTTGTGTTTGGCTATTGCCAGCAGCATTCCTTGCGAGCTGGATGGCTCTTCTTGCATCAATTCTCCCAAACCGGATCGTTCCTCCTGAGACAGGGCGGATGGCGGACCGATGTATAATCGACCTGATCTGTCTGTTAGTGAGTGCCGGATTTGTCGCCTTGATCAGCCCTGCGAGGCCGCTTACAAAAGGAGCTGCCTGAGATGTACCAGATGCAGTCCTGTACATTGAGTCTAGTGCTTCTCCGGGAAAAGTAGACAAAATATCCTGCCCAGGAGCAGCTACTTCCACCCAGGAACCAAAGTTCGAGAATGGGGCAAGCTCGTTGCTTTGATTTGTGGCAGCTACTGCAAGTACCTGATTGTATCCGGCTGGATAATGAGAGATGTTGGAGGAGTTATTTCCAGCTGCTGCAATAAGCAGGGCACCCCTGTTATTAGCGTAGTTTACTGCATTTCTCAGTGTTTCGTTGCCCATTGCGGCTCCTAAGCTTAAGTTAATGATATGCGCCCCCTGATTTGCCGCGTGAATAATCCCCTGAGCTACATTACTGATTGACCCGCCTCCGTTATCTCCCATGACTTTTATATTCATAATCGCTCCTGTGTTATAGCTCATTCCGGCAATGCCATTTCTGTTGTTTGTCGCAGCGGCAGCAATCCCGGCTACATGGGTTCCGTGTCCATGTATATCATCCGCAGTGGGGGAGCTGGAAAAATTCGCTTGATGTACGATCTTTCCCCTTAAATCCGGATGATTGCCATTTACTCCAGTATCCAGAATTGCGATTCTTGCTGAAAGTGGGGTTACATGGGCAAGCTCCCATGCACCTTGTGCGTTTATATTATCCAGTCCCCATTGCCTTTCGAGAAGCGGGTCGTTTGTTGTGACAGAAGAGGCAGTTATTTTTTTCATTGATGAAATTTGCCGCGAATTTACAATCGGTTCAACGTGTATGAAATAATCTTCCTCCACAAAGCGGACAGCCTTTGAGTCAGTATATCCCTTCAGGCAGGATGGGAGTTCGTCCTCTGGTACCGTGATAACATGAATGCCAATCTCTTTAATTTCCTTAATGAGCTTTGCCTTCCGCTCCTTGTGGATCTTTAAACAGCGGGACTTTTTTGTGCCAGGCTTAAAGCATACAATCAGCTGCTTTGTTGCAGGCATGTACACCATCTCCTTTTCTGTGAAAATTCTATATTAATCTATTCAAGCGAGGTCATGTCCGAAGCGGTAGATGTACTAGGTAAGCAGAAATGAGGCGTCTATTTACTAGACTGATGAAGATTTTTCGACAAGTGCCTGGCACTTGTCGAAAATTCTTCATCTGCCCGGCAGGGGGAAGTGTCTGGCAGGGCGAATATTAATACTTAGAAACTTTTACAAAATATAACTTTTTGCTTTCTTCGTACTCCTATATTTTTGGAAGGGTCAATTCAAAACCGCCTGGAGGATGCACATGAGCGATTATAATAAACTGAGAATACCGAAGGAACTGGAGATTTACAGAAAGCAGATTGAGAGTACAGTAAAGCCATTTATCAGAATATCTGCCCAAAAGAGGGAAACAACCGTTTTTCAAAGTAAGTTTGGTGGTGATCCATATCTTCCTCTCTCGATGGAGCACCCGCTGGATAGTTTTAACAAACCGATGAGGCTGCTTGCCCAGCTGAATCTGGAAGACATGCCTGTGGTTGAGGATAGTCCGATGCCGAAGCAGGGAATTCTCCAGTTTTTTATCTCATGGGAAGATGATGTGATGGGCTTAGACTTTGATGATCAAACAAACCAAAAGAATTTCAGGGTAGTATATCATCAGGAAATTGAGAAAGACGAATCCAGGCTTGTAAAGGATTTCAGTTATATAGAGTACGACCCGGAAACAGACTCTTTCCCTGTGGAGCATGAAACTGCTCTCACTTTTTCAGTGGACCATGAACCAGTTTCTCTTGAAGATCACCGGAATGGGGAGTTGTTAGGGGAAAGTGTTGACCTTGATAAGCCTGTTCATCATGGGGAGCAGGAAACCGACCTGTTCGAAGTATACAATGAGGCTTTTTCCGGAGGCGGACACAAGGTCGGCGGCTATGCATTTTTCACCCAGGAAGATCCCCGGGGATATGGAAGTGAACTAAAGGATCATGAAGTCCTGCTGCTTCAGATTGATAGTGACTTTGACAATGGGATCATGTGGGGAGATATGGGTGTAGCAAATTTTTTTATGAAAAAAGAAGATTTAAGAAACTTAGATTTTTCTAAGGTGGCTTATAACTGGGACTGCCACTAGAATCGATAATAATCGACAGATGCGTGTGTACTTGTCGAGAGGAGGTACGATGGGGAGAATACTAAAATACACGGTGCCATTGCTTTTTATCACCTTAATACCTTTCTTTTCACTGGCAGGCAATTTTTGAAGATGATATGACTATTCATTTATTCTATTTAATTCTGGTAAATATAATCATTGGTATATTACTTGCCATTTTTGATGTTTTAAGGAAGAGTAAGGAAGTTTGAGATTATTCAGGTGTTATGGGAGAGGGAAGCAAATAAACATGAAGAAAGACAAACTCCAAAAGGGTTTGTCTTTTATTCCTCCAAACATGGAGCATATTAAAGATTTCTTTTCATTAGCTCTGCAATTTCCAGGTTATTCTGGTCGGAAGTGCTCTCCAGGTTCTTGACCACTAATTTTTGCCGTTCTTCTGGATGATTCTGGCTTAATTTAGCTTTCGCTTCTGTTTTTGTGATGTTAATTTTAAATGGCACAATCCCTTTCATCATGCTATCAATATACCCGGTGTCTGTACCCTTTAAGTTGTATGGACTATCCGCCGCTTCGTATTTATTAACCATTTCATCCAAAGAGTCAAATACTAGTTTGGGGTCTTCCACAATCGCCACCTTTCCATATACATGGACAGACACATAATTCCATGTAGGGACTGCCTTCGAAGTTTCATACCAGGATGGAGATATATAGCAGTGCGGCCCCTGGAAAACGACAAGGACCTGCTGGTTTTCAATATCCTTCCATTGGCCGTTCGTCCGGGCAAAATGGCCATACAGAGCATTTTCCTCTCGCTTTAATGTCAGGGGAAGATGAGTGGCGCAAGGCTCCCCCTGATGCTGGGAAAATAAAGTTGCGAAACTGTATTTCTCTATAGCTTCATAAATCAATTCTTCATCCGTAATTTCGAAATGTTTAGGAATATACATGGATACAAATCCTCCTTGGTCTGTACTAGATTAAAATATGCGAATGTAATATCTGATTTGGGTTCTGATATACATACTGTTCTATGAATATATTAACTATTATTCTAGCAGGGGATATAACAATTGACCAAATGAAATAAGGGAGGCAGGAAAATATGTGGTATGTGTACGGAGCAGTTGGATTAGCAGTAGTGTATGTTTTTCTATCTGCAATAAGTGATAACGCTTTTACCCTTTTGGTTGGTATTATTGAATGGTCAACGCTTTTTATATTACCCTGGATCGCTTTGTACTGGTTTATTCAATTTGTAAAAACCAATAAGCGATTAACGTAAGCAGTGGGAATCGGCATCGGAAAACAACCAGTGAGGGATGGACAAAACCCCCACTGATTGAATGTTCACTTTATAAAAGAAAGGCGAGGTTCTGTGGCACGTTGTACAAATTGCAATTTTAAATGGAAAGCGAGAGATATATGGTCACTGGGTTTTTCAAAGATGGGGAAGGATTGCCCACACTGCGGGACCAGACAATATATTTCTGCCGCAACTCAGCGAATATTTACACTAGGTTATCTAAGTCTCGTTTTTATCGTTATTTTTCCTTTTGTTATCAGGCTCAGTGACAAAAATGAACCGTTATGGTAGAAAACAGGAACTTTCGAAGGAAGCTGGAGATTCTCAGCTTCCTGTGATTGTTTCAATTGAGTAACAAATAGATTACTTGTTTGTTTTACAATATATTCAAATTGTGCCATAATTGTTTAAGAGTTCCAGATTAGCAGAAAAACAGAGGGGTGAGTTACTATGAAAAGAAGATTTGTAATATTCGGAATAATACTCCTTATTATAAGTTCTTCTTTGTTTGTCGGGACTAAAATGACAGGTTATACTGACAGAGCCTGGCAGGCACAAGGCATTTATACTATTTATGATGAAATAATATATGAACATCAAAATCTGGAAGGGAAATCAGTACAAGTTGGGTTGCCGGATACGATGTCGGAAAGTATGTTTCGAAAGGTCTTATATTATTTCCTGAATTCCCGTGTTGATGCGGAATGGAAATGGAATGTGTATGAGATTACCGAGGAAAGAACGAACCAGCTTTTAGAAGTAGTCGAGAATAATAACTTCAACCACGAGAATCTATACATAAACATTTTAAATGATTGGCGTAACAGCAATTTTTCTAATTCTGTAAGATACCATGACGAGTTAAGGAAGATTCATGGTATGGTAGAAAAAAGCGCAGCTACAGGCCTCTTCTCAGGATCAGAGGCAGAGGAGTACTTAGAGCAAGGTTTCCCACTGCCGCAGCATGAGGAAGAATAACATATTGGAGGTACTTATGAAGAAAATTACAGTGTACTCGACTATAGGAGTCTTTGTAATAGGAGCAGGTGCTGGCTTGGGTCTATGGGCGACTGACAATTTTTTAGATGGGAAAAAGGAAGAAGCGGCTGTCCATGCTGAAAGACTGGAAGACA
Protein-coding regions in this window:
- a CDS encoding dihydrofolate reductase family protein encodes the protein MRNLVLFIAASLDGYIATKDESLDWLFNVEGEGDNGYSEFYNTVDSVLMGKKTYDWIMKYETGEFPYKNKECYVFTRSLKEDTENVSFIDEDITGFIGQLKNQEGDNIWIVGGGELLHSLLEDKLVDEIILTIAPVVIGKGIPLFKEGDFHLNLSLKNTRTFNQFAELHYVVKLGNE
- a CDS encoding ASCH domain-containing protein, which produces MSTKIQQFWQDFCAANDLKEVKYKDAFQFGVSADWLAELVVEGKKTATTSGFVFYEIEKEALPEAGEYSIVLDGQEEPVAVIQIQSVEVVPMNEVTEDFALAEGEGDYHYWWDAHEEFFTGLLKDNDLEFSPDMLVVCERFKKVYPN
- a CDS encoding S8 family peptidase; protein product: MPATKQLIVCFKPGTKKSRCLKIHKERKAKLIKEIKEIGIHVITVPEDELPSCLKGYTDSKAVRFVEEDYFIHVEPIVNSRQISSMKKITASSVTTNDPLLERQWGLDNINAQGAWELAHVTPLSARIAILDTGVNGNHPDLRGKIVHQANFSSSPTADDIHGHGTHVAGIAAAATNNRNGIAGMSYNTGAIMNIKVMGDNGGGSISNVAQGIIHAANQGAHIINLSLGAAMGNETLRNAVNYANNRGALLIAAAGNNSSNISHYPAGYNQVLAVAATNQSNELAPFSNFGSWVEVAAPGQDILSTFPGEALDSMYRTASGTSQAAPFVSGLAGLIKATNPALTNRQIRSIIHRSAIRPVSGGTIRFGRIDARRAIQLARNAAGNSQTQINNAPQAWLNLD
- a CDS encoding YwqG family protein; this encodes MSDYNKLRIPKELEIYRKQIESTVKPFIRISAQKRETTVFQSKFGGDPYLPLSMEHPLDSFNKPMRLLAQLNLEDMPVVEDSPMPKQGILQFFISWEDDVMGLDFDDQTNQKNFRVVYHQEIEKDESRLVKDFSYIEYDPETDSFPVEHETALTFSVDHEPVSLEDHRNGELLGESVDLDKPVHHGEQETDLFEVYNEAFSGGGHKVGGYAFFTQEDPRGYGSELKDHEVLLLQIDSDFDNGIMWGDMGVANFFMKKEDLRNLDFSKVAYNWDCH
- a CDS encoding FMN-binding negative transcriptional regulator codes for the protein MYIPKHFEITDEELIYEAIEKYSFATLFSQHQGEPCATHLPLTLKREENALYGHFARTNGQWKDIENQQVLVVFQGPHCYISPSWYETSKAVPTWNYVSVHVYGKVAIVEDPKLVFDSLDEMVNKYEAADSPYNLKGTDTGYIDSMMKGIVPFKINITKTEAKAKLSQNHPEERQKLVVKNLESTSDQNNLEIAELMKRNL
- a CDS encoding DUF6241 domain-containing protein, with amino-acid sequence MKRRFVIFGIILLIISSSLFVGTKMTGYTDRAWQAQGIYTIYDEIIYEHQNLEGKSVQVGLPDTMSESMFRKVLYYFLNSRVDAEWKWNVYEITEERTNQLLEVVENNNFNHENLYINILNDWRNSNFSNSVRYHDELRKIHGMVEKSAATGLFSGSEAEEYLEQGFPLPQHEEE